The Kaustia mangrovi genome has a segment encoding these proteins:
- a CDS encoding universal stress protein translates to MVIGFDPSGNADDVLEMAASLAAAMRAEMRGLFVEESALFDLAGLPFARAVPRGGRQSYPIDLSGMETALRRQAQACERALSSHAMRAHVAWSFGRSRGRLGEELGAAITGGDLVVINASGPGLEAGREALALARRAAERGMGAAIVAPRRRRVSGQVVVLDDGDEGALQALDLAARIAVERHEPLVVMVMAETAEEGGHIEQRARETLPADARPVFRHIVARGVSGAAHMLREMDPSLVVADLQGAVFGDDETAIRLMGAARAPVLLIRPAGS, encoded by the coding sequence GTGGTGATCGGGTTCGACCCGTCGGGCAATGCCGACGACGTCCTGGAGATGGCGGCAAGCCTCGCCGCAGCGATGCGCGCGGAGATGCGCGGCCTGTTCGTGGAGGAGAGCGCGCTGTTCGATCTGGCCGGGCTGCCCTTCGCCCGGGCCGTTCCGCGCGGCGGGCGGCAGAGCTATCCCATCGACCTGTCGGGCATGGAAACCGCGCTCCGGCGCCAGGCGCAGGCCTGCGAGCGGGCCTTGTCGAGCCACGCCATGCGGGCGCATGTCGCCTGGAGCTTCGGGCGCTCGCGCGGGCGCCTCGGCGAGGAGCTCGGGGCGGCCATCACCGGCGGCGACCTTGTCGTCATCAACGCGTCCGGTCCCGGGCTCGAGGCCGGCCGCGAGGCGCTCGCGCTCGCCCGCCGCGCCGCCGAGCGCGGCATGGGCGCGGCCATCGTCGCGCCGCGCCGGCGCAGGGTGTCGGGCCAGGTCGTGGTGCTCGACGATGGCGACGAGGGCGCGCTCCAGGCGCTGGATCTCGCCGCGCGCATCGCCGTGGAACGCCACGAGCCGCTCGTGGTGATGGTCATGGCGGAGACGGCGGAGGAGGGCGGCCACATCGAGCAGAGGGCGCGCGAGACCCTGCCCGCCGATGCGCGGCCCGTCTTCCGGCACATTGTGGCCCGTGGCGTCTCCGGGGCCGCCCACATGCTGCGCGAGATGGACCCCTCGCTCGTGGTGGCCGATCTTCAGGGCGCCGTCTTCGGCGACGACGAGACGGCGATCCGCCTCATGGGTGCGGCCCGGGCCCCGGTCCTCCTGATCCGTCCCGCCGGCAGCTAG